A window of Equus caballus isolate H_3958 breed thoroughbred chromosome 21, TB-T2T, whole genome shotgun sequence genomic DNA:
ATGCCAGCATCTTCCCTAGACCACTGGCAGCCTGTCTTGCCTCCTCTAGTCCACCCTCTATGCTGACCTGACCCTGTCCCTCCCCTTCTTAAACAGTGCTCCCCACACCGTGGCTCTCCACGGCCTTCAGGTCctcagcctggcattcaaggccctttgAGATCCAGCCCTTGCTCACTCTTCCCATGagcttctctcttcccttctctcgtGCCCCACCCTGGTCTCCTGCCCACTGAGCTGCCTGATGCACCCCAGGGCACGTGACACACCTCTAAGCCacggacctttgcccaggctgtttCCTCAGCCTGACAtgccctcctttctttctcctcctgatGAACTCCTGCTCAACCTTTATGGCCCCAGCTCCAATACTCCTCTTCTGAGAAGCCTTGCCCAGCCTCCTTGCTCCCAACTCCCCCTGAGACCTGTGGACAACCTTTCTTCTGATGATGAACGTGgctgttcctttcttctgctcttaTACCTCTGAACCTGTACCTATGCTGTTGCCTCCGTCTAAAATACCCTCCGCTTGCACCCTTGCCAAACTCCTATCCATACTACAGAGCCCCATCTCAATTACCCATCCTCTGTGTGAATGGAGGGTGGAGCAGGCAGAGGAGCACTCACCAGATAGTTGAGGGCATAGGCCAGCTGTTTGATCACCTGCAGCTTCCAGCTGGCCGGCACCAGATGGCCACACTTGCGCAGATATGTGTCCAGCGCCCCCAGGCGGACAAATTCCTGCACCATGATGCCTGGTGGCAGCAAGGAGGGTGGGGTTGGGAGGCAGGACTGCTCTCTGCTCATCAGGCTCCGTCCCCACCACCCCTCAGGGGTCCCTCCAACTCCACTCTGACTGCTCgctgcctgctcctcctcctgccctacttgcctctcctccccctgcccctcttGGGACCATTTGCCTGAAATAATGCCCGGGAGGGGCCGAGCACGCTCCAAAGCCATGTCCTGCCCTCTGCATGTCCTGTGTCTTCTGCTCCaacctccctctgccctctcttccctaactcctattcatcctgCCTTCCCAGGGTGAGTGCCCGCCACCCAGCTGGGCCAGCGACCTCCgaccccacccccgacccccgaGCCCTGCGCTGCCCCCACGCAAGCCTCTGTCAGCCTGTCCAGGCGGCACAGGTGGCGCTCTGGGCTCCTGAGCTGAGCTGATGGAACCGAGGCTTGGCGAGTGACGCGGCCCTTGCCGCGGTGCAGGCGGCACACAGCCAAGCAGGACTGGAACCTGGGTCTGTCTGACTGAGACAACTCTGGAGGGCTGGGTACCAGGGCAGCCTGGAGCTGCTGCCCAAGGAGTGGCGCTTGAGGAACAGGGGCACAGGGCGCGGGAGCCTGGTGGATGCGGGTTGCTAATGCTGCACGGAtgggcggggtggggcggggcggggcggggcgctcACTGTCTCCAGCCATGCACACGCCATGCAGGAACACGAGGTGCTGGTAGGACACTTGGCTCATCAAGCTCGCTGCTTCCAGGAACGACTGGGAgcgggagaagggagagaagaggcgTGGGCCCCTCCCACTCTGTGGTCAGACCAAGAACCCCAGCCCTGCTGCTCACAAGGCTTCCTGAGGAGGAGACCTGCCCACAGCCTGCTGTGGCCCTGGAGTTCACCACTAGTACCCGCCACACTGTCTCATGATGTCCCGATGAGGCTGCAAGTCCCCACTGTAGTTTACTTTGAGTCTCTCACAGAAGCGGGAGATTTGGGGTTTGAGATGGGCTGCAGACTTCCCCTGGGTGGTCCCTGCTGGTGACCCCTCCACATCACTCCCCTCTCTctttgctccctcctctctggcccACTGGCCTCGCTGTTCCTTAAACATGCCAAGCTCggccctgcctcaggacctttgcactggctgttccctctctcTGGTGTACTCTTTCTATTTGCATCTAAATTCCCCAACCCTTCCAAATTTCATGGTTTGGAAATGCTGTGGCTAcaattctgttgttttaagacctTGTGTGGTTTTAAATTTCCCTGAATCCATGACCCTCTCTCCAACCAACCCTGACCCCAGAGGCCTGCCCCCGACCCCACCCCACTCACCTCCATGCAGTTCTTGTGCTTGGCATCCATCACTTTCAGCAGCACCTCTGTCTCCCGGGCCTCCCCGTCCACGGCCTCGTGGCGATGACCCCGGTAAATCTTGGTGAAGGACCCATGACCCAGGTTCTCGTGCTGGAGGGTGAGGGGGCAGCAGGAGAGGTGAAGAAGGGGTCTCCCGCAGGGTCCCAGCCCCTGAGCTGGCCCGCACAAGCACAGGCGCTggccccatcttacagatggggaaccAGGAGCACAGGGATGTTACGTCACATgtctgaggccacacagcagaCGTGGATGTAGACTGGGTCTCTGAACCCCAACTATGGTCCCGCCCCCATTTCCTGGGGCTTCTTACCCACTCCAGGCTGTCAGCCGGGATCTTGTGAAACGTCATCTGACTCAGCTGGCAGCGGGATGGGGGTTGAACCAGGGATGGCGTGGGTGGGGTGCACCCTCTCCGGACCACAATCAGATTGGACTTTTCTacagggagggagtggaggaagaAGGCCAGAGGTCAGAGGTGAAAGGTTATCAAAGGGTTGCTGGCTCCCTAGCCTAGTTTGGGGGTCTCCCCCAGAAGCCAACCTTGGGCTGAGGACTCAAGGGGACATGGTTTACTTGACAGGAGACTCCAGGAAGCCACAGTGGGCGGGAGGGGAATGAGACAGAGGGAAAGAACCCTGAAGGGGGCGCCAATGAGCAGGAGATGCTGTGGGCAACCTGGTGTCAGTCCTGCTAGGGATTGTGGGGGACTCTGGAGAACTCACACCTCAGAGTCGTTCCCAGGGGTTTGTCTGAAAGTGAAATTCACCCAAGAAGAGGCAAGAGCTCGAGAGAGATTAAGTGCTAGTGACATCACTTGGCTCCAGCTGTGCCTGGATCTAGCCATGCCTGAAGGCAGCCTCTATCTGATGAGCAAACAAGTCACCTTTCCTTCCCCAAACCACCTTGGCCTGCAGTCTCCACCACTTGCCACAGAAAAGCTATGCCACACACAGAAAGGCAGGGCCCCAGATCGATCGCTCAGCTTAGGGAAGCGGGCAAGCTCACCTTTGGGTTTAGGGGTGCAGCAGGAGGTGAGGTTCAGCGCGACTCCGTCCACATGCAGGCCACCATCCCAGCAGGCTGCCAGGAGTTCTCGAAGACTGCTATGGGGACGCCCGAGGCCAGCCAGGGAGAAGGTTCCCGTGGGGTCGCACCGGATGAGGCAGCCCTTGTAATCAGGGCCCAGGGGGGTCTGCGAGGAGGAGTGACCCCTGAGAGGGTGAGGGCAGCACCCTGTCTTCACTACCTCTTCCTCAAGCACCACAGGCTCTTCTGACCTCCaagcctttgcatatgctgttccctccaccgGGAATGCCTTTTCCCTCCCCTTCTTCAGGGagcaaatgcctacatctttcaggtctcagctccaatgtcacctcctccaggaagccctccctgccccccaggtCTGTGGTGGTGGACCGACCTGGACACAGACAGTGAGGAGGAAGCTGTCAAAATCCTGGGGACTGCGGCGGAGAACGTAGGAGCCCGGAAGCGAGCCCCCAGTCTTGAGCTTGTTAACTGCAAAATCCAGGCTGTGGGGAAAGGTGAGAGAGGagagtggagacagagagagacagagagacggaGGCAGAGTCATCCAGCTGGGCCTGGGTCTAATCCTGGTCTCTCTGAGGCCTGGGACCTTCCCCAGGTGccattccctctctcctccccacttaTGAAGTGAGCTGGAAGTCGGGGCTTCTGCCCGGGGATCAAACTAGAGGCTGCAGGTGAAGCCGGCGCCGAGCATCCCCAGGAAACGCCCTGGGGCCCCGCGGGGTCGGAGAGAGGGACGCGGCGGCCCTGCCGCACTGCGCGCCGCCTCTGCACCAGGCGCCGGTCAAGCCCCTGCCCCTCGTCCAGGGAGGCGAGGACACGGAGGCGCCACGCGGGGAGGCACCGCGATTCGGACCGGGTGGGTCGGCCGCTGAGGGCGGGCCTGGGGGCGGGTCCTCACGTGATGGGGCCGTGGCACTGCTCGGCCACCTCCTCGAGCAGCCGCGGGGGCGCCACCTCCTTGCAGAAGAAGTGCCGGGAGTCGGCTGTCAGCCGGAAGTAGCCGTCCACGAGCGCCACGAAGGACAAGGCCGCGGGCAGCCCCGGGAACTCGGCCTCCTGCGGGGACCCGCGTCAGCGCCCGCTGCGGCCCAGGGGCGCCGGTCCCGCGTCCCCGCCCTCGGGGTCAGGCGGGAGGGGAGGGTCCAGCACCCACCAGGATCTGGTTGTCTGTCCTGGTGACGGTGACCAGACGGTGCTCCCCGGCCGGGCCAACGCGCGGGGCCTGCTTGATGCTGATGTCCACGATTTCTGGAAAGTCGCAGAAGGGCTggagggcctggggaggagagggacgGCTGAGGTTGGGGGTCCCGCGAGCCCCGCCCCTctcagccccgccccgccccttcTTTCAGTCCCCTCCCCCGCCCATCCCCAAATATCTCCCAGCcgctcccgcctcctccctcgACCCCCAGTGAgctccgcccccgccccgccgggCCCTCGCGGAGCCCCCCACAGCCTCGCCCCTCCTTCGTCCCCGCCTCCTCGCAGCCCCGCCCCTCGGCCCGCCCAGCGGCCGCCCGCACCTCGTCTCCGCCCGGGCTCCAGGCAATGCCGCTGCCACCAGCCACGCGGAGCAGCCCGGGCGCGTCCTGACCACCAGCACCCCCGGGGAGGCCCACGAGGAAGGTCTCGGCGGCCCCGGCCGGGTCCAGCCGCTCCAGGTCCATGATGTACTTGGCCATGAGCGAGTGCCTGTCAGCCTGGCAGGCGACCACGCGGCGCAGGGCCCGGCGCACGGTCCTCCGGATACGCTTCCGAGTCACGAAGCTCAGGCCCTGGATCAGATCGCGCAGGCCGGGGGGCAGGCAGGCCTTGTAGCTGCGAGCGGGGGAGCGGGCCCTTAGTGCGGGGAGGGGCCTCCTCAGGGCCGGACGAGGACACACAACCCAGGCTTTAGTTGAGGGGCTGGGGTGTGGCCTcagtgtgggggcaggaggcGCACACGGAGACACACTGGGGGGCACACATGCGGGAAGGACCTCAGTGTGGGGAGGGTCACTGGGGCCCACAGGACAGACAGGACACACACAGGCCTTTTAGCTGCAGGAGGCGGGGCACTGGAGTCtccccgggggtggggggtgggggaggggggctgggtCACGCGGACGCACTGCAGGCTCCAGGCTCGTAGGTGGGGAGCCCCTACATGGGGGGCCTGGTGGAGCCACGTTCGCTCACTCCCAGGTAGAGGCTGGGCACCACAGCCTGGAAGCCCTCACCTGACGGTCTTCAGCAGCTCTTCAGGCCGCTGCGCCTGCTCACGGGCCATCCGGGCCAGGTCCAGCACGGCCAGGCTGAGACACTCGCCCTGTTCCTTGAGGCCAAGGCCCACGGGGAGGCGGCCGCTCAGCAGATCGTTGCGGTGCTGGGGGCCAGTCACAGCCCAACATGAGCCCTGATGTCACCCTGCAAACCCCCGCCCCGGGCCAAGGCCCCACTCCTGGGCTGCCGCAGGGAGGATCAGCTGAGACCGCCCAACCGGGAGCCCTGATGTTGCCCTGCGGACCCCACCCCTGGGCTGAGCCCCACGCAGCCCCTACCTGCGCGAAGAGGTGCTCCAGGACTGGCAGGTCAAGGATGGCGCTGGCCAAGTCCTTTCGTAGCCCGAAGCGGTGGCACTTCTCTAGCCCAAACCAGTTGGGAAAGTAAaagctgtggggagaggggagatcCCTGGAGTAGGGGCATGGGGAGGGAGAGGACTGTGGCAAGACCTCGCTGAGCCCAGGTTGTGACCTTgagttgctgtgtgaccttgggcaggcaaCCCATcgtctctggcctcagtttctcatctgtgaaatgggcagtGCCCGCCAGGCACCCACTAAGAGGTGCGGGGAGATCACAGGGTTTCAGGGTCCCTGCGGTTTTCCACGCCCACTTCTTAAGCCCCCAGCAAAAGGCGGCCCACCTCTGTGTCACGGGGAGGGTCGTTCCTACCGGAGTCTGTAGACAAGGACCTGGGTGCCCGCATCCTCCACAGAGAAGATGTGGCTTGGGGGGAACCAGCAGGACAGGTCCTCGGTGGCCAGAGCAAAGAGGGAGTGGTACACGGGCAGGATGGCTGAGGGAACACCCCCGTCAGCTCCCCGTCAGCTCCCCGTCCGGTCCCCCCATGCAGCCCCGCAGGCTCTTTCTCACCTGCAGCTCTGACACCATGTCCCACCCCTGCTCACACACACTCTGGGGCTCCCCATTGCCCTTAGGAGAGAAGACATGCACTCAGCCTACTTCTCAgggtccctgcccctctccctggaGCATCTCTTTCCACTGCACATTTGGCCCCGAGCGATGACCACCGTTTCCGCTGATAAGCCGTGCCACCTCTGAGACTCCGCATGTGCCATTCCCTGCGCACCCTCCTCCTTTACCAAACTCCTACGCCCTCTCAGAGCCCCAGCTCCGATGCCGGCTTCACTTGGCAGCTATTCCCTCTCCCAACCTGAGCCCTCCCTCTGGCCAGCCTTCTAGGGAGATACTCACCACTGGCCTTAGCAGCCCGAACACACAGCTCTTCAGCTGAATGGTCCCCAAAGGAGAAGGATAGGCGCTGCGGGGGCCCAGGGCCCCGAGGGGGCAGCAGCACATGCAGAGCACCGGCCTCTGAAGACGAGAGGCTGCAGGAGCGCTGAGCGATCAGGGGCGTCTCCTCGCTTGGTGGCTCCATGAGCACAGCCTGCCTGGACACACAGAGGCCACCTTCAGTTCTGCCAGGCTACACAGCtcggggtggggggcagagcaGGTGCCGGGTGGGGTAAGGATGGTGCcagaaaaagagggaggagagaaggacagagacatgcagagagaaaaagacagagatggagagaggaagctGAGTGTGCAAGGTGGGTGAGGAGACATAAACCCCAGGTGAGGGCTGGGCTTGGGACCGGAAGATATTCTGCACCCAAATTTGTGTGAGCTCACACCCCACAATCTCATCTGTGCCCAGGGCAGACATCTCCAGTCAATCTGCAGCCTCCACACATCCCTGCTTCCAGCCCCTGAACCCAGGCAGGCGTGAACAATCAATCACAGGCGTACAAATGGGTACCAGCTCCTGGGCATGGTGGTTGGTCACTCCCTGTGGGTCGGTCTGGAAGCTTCTGCACCCGGTGTGAGGTGTGCGCAGGGGCAGATCCAGACTGATGACTTAGTCAACAACGGTCTCTGTGTCTGtcgcccccacccctcccatctCTGTCCCCTCGGTCGCTGCCCCCACCTAGGCCCCCACAGCAGGAAGCCCTCCGTAGGATGGGCCCAGGGGGAAGCTGCCCCTCTTCCTCCCAGGAGTTTGACTCCTGCCAACGGCCAGCTCTCTCCCACCCTGGGGGACTCCGGAGCTCGGGACCCCTGGCTAGGCAGGAGAAGGGTTGGGTTTGTTCCAGCCCAGTGAGGAAAAGAGGGCAGATGGACAAGATCCACTTAAATTGACCTgaatgaagaagatacaaagcGGGTGTTGGGTAAAATCTTTGCTCCAAGATAACAGTAGGGGGTGGAGGGTGCAGTATTAAAGAGGTTTCAACACACCCAGATTATAACGCGGGGCCTGGGGGTTGGTGAAGAGCGCAGGCTCTGGATTCAGACCCCAGCGCCCCCATATCCCGGCCGCGGGACCCCGGCTGCGGACAGGCTGACTCCCTTTGCTCCTGGGCGACACGGCTTGCTGAGCCCAGCCTGAGGCGTCCCTGCCTTTAGTGCGCAGTAACTGGCACCGTCCTTGAGACTCGGCCCCCAGCGCTGCACAGACGCCGCTAAAGCAGACAGGAAGTGCCCTTGGCGCGGAGTGGCGGCCACCGCGGGGGCGGCGCGGGCAGAGGGCTGCCCCCCCGGGGACACCCCGGTATGCCCAGTTCCCCGCCCAGGAGTGGAAACACCCgcagccctgggggccctgtCACTGCCCACAGAGGTGACCACTGTCCTACTGCTAACAGCCGGGCTCAAGTTGCCCGTCTTCGCGCTTGATATAAACAGAATCACCGCGCGTGTCTTCCGTTCAAAATAAATCTTAAagaaataggatttttaaaaaactatcgaaagcgaaaaaaaagaaagtcagaggTGGTGTTCGGGGCCCAGAAAAATGCCCACGCTGGGGCAGCCGACGGCGCCGCGGCTAGGTTCTCGCCtccttcgggggcctggggttcacgggttcgtatctcgggcgcggacctacacatcgcGCGTCACGCGccgctgtggcggcgtcccaatACGGGatacaggaagatgggcccgggtgctagctcggggacaatcttcctcacacaaaaaaaaaaagaaagaaaaaaatagaaaatgcccGCGTTTTAACACCAAAATTCCCACATCCCTGGATGGCTGGTCACCCCACGCTCcggcctgggggctgggagggtggggcgGGAGCTGTCTGCTCagggcgcccccccccccaccccttcgCGAGCTCCCGGACATGAGCAATGATTCATTCAGGGCCGGATTGCTGGGAATGGGAGGCCTCTTTTTAGCCGGACAAAgtgggagcccagagaggggagcgGTTTGCCAGAGGCCGCACAGCCAGCCGCGCCAGCTCACGTCCGTCTGGCAGCTTTCCGTTCGTCTGGCAGCTTTCCTCGGAGGCCTGGAAGGTGAACCGGCCTTTGTCCGCAGCCTCGACCTTCCCTGTGGCCCCCAccccgcgcccccgcccggcccggcccggccagCAGCTCTTACCTGGAGGCTGGGCGCCTGGCCGAGGACGACTGGGCAGAGCCCCGCGGCAGCcggaggaaagtcccactcggctCCTTCCTGTGTGGGGCCCCTCGGCTTCCT
This region includes:
- the JAK3 gene encoding tyrosine-protein kinase JAK3 isoform X2, yielding MAREQAQRPEELLKTVSYKACLPPGLRDLIQGLSFVTRKRIRRTVRRALRRVVACQADRHSLMAKYIMDLERLDPAGAAETFLVGLPGGAGGQDAPGLLRVAGGSGIAWSPGGDEALQPFCDFPEIVDISIKQAPRVGPAGEHRLVTVTRTDNQILEAEFPGLPAALSFVALVDGYFRLTADSRHFFCKEVAPPRLLEEVAEQCHGPITLDFAVNKLKTGGSLPGSYVLRRSPQDFDSFLLTVCVQTPLGPDYKGCLIRCDPTGTFSLAGLGRPHSSLRELLAACWDGGLHVDGVALNLTSCCTPKPKEKSNLIVVRRGCTPPTPSLVQPPSRCQLSQMTFHKIPADSLEWHENLGHGSFTKIYRGHRHEAVDGEARETEVLLKVMDAKHKNCMESFLEAASLMSQVSYQHLVFLHGVCMAGDSIMVQEFVRLGALDTYLRKCGHLVPASWKLQVIKQLAYALNYLEDKGLPHGNVSARKVLLAREGADGSPPFIKLSDPGVSPAVLSLEMLTDRIPWVAPECLQEAHTLGLEADKWGFGATVWEVFSGVTMPISMLDPAKKLQFYQERQQLPAPKWTELALLIQQCMAYERGLRPSFRGIIRDLNSLITSDYELLSDPTPGALAPRDGLWNGAQLYACQDPTIYEERHLKYISQLGKGNFGSVELCRYDPLGDNTGALVAVKQLQHSGPEQQRDFQREVQILRALHSDFIVKYRGVSYGPGRQSLRLVMEYLPSGCLRDFLQRHRARLHAGRLLLYASQICKGMEYLGSQRCVHRDLAARNILVESETHVKIADFGLAKLLPLDKDYYVVREPGQSPIFWYAPESLSDNIFSRQSDVWSFGVVLYELFTYSDKSCSPSAEFLRMMGCERDAPALCRLLELLAEGQRLPAPPACPAEVHELMKLCWAPSPQDRPPFSALGPQLEALWSGSRG
- the JAK3 gene encoding tyrosine-protein kinase JAK3 isoform X1, with the translated sequence MEPPSEETPLIAQRSCSLSSSEAGALHVLLPPRGPGPPQRLSFSFGDHSAEELCVRAAKASAILPVYHSLFALATEDLSCWFPPSHIFSVEDAGTQVLVYRLRFYFPNWFGLEKCHRFGLRKDLASAILDLPVLEHLFAQHRNDLLSGRLPVGLGLKEQGECLSLAVLDLARMAREQAQRPEELLKTVSYKACLPPGLRDLIQGLSFVTRKRIRRTVRRALRRVVACQADRHSLMAKYIMDLERLDPAGAAETFLVGLPGGAGGQDAPGLLRVAGGSGIAWSPGGDEALQPFCDFPEIVDISIKQAPRVGPAGEHRLVTVTRTDNQILEAEFPGLPAALSFVALVDGYFRLTADSRHFFCKEVAPPRLLEEVAEQCHGPITLDFAVNKLKTGGSLPGSYVLRRSPQDFDSFLLTVCVQTPLGPDYKGCLIRCDPTGTFSLAGLGRPHSSLRELLAACWDGGLHVDGVALNLTSCCTPKPKEKSNLIVVRRGCTPPTPSLVQPPSRCQLSQMTFHKIPADSLEWHENLGHGSFTKIYRGHRHEAVDGEARETEVLLKVMDAKHKNCMESFLEAASLMSQVSYQHLVFLHGVCMAGDSIMVQEFVRLGALDTYLRKCGHLVPASWKLQVIKQLAYALNYLEDKGLPHGNVSARKVLLAREGADGSPPFIKLSDPGVSPAVLSLEMLTDRIPWVAPECLQEAHTLGLEADKWGFGATVWEVFSGVTMPISMLDPAKKLQFYQERQQLPAPKWTELALLIQQCMAYERGLRPSFRGIIRDLNSLITSDYELLSDPTPGALAPRDGLWNGAQLYACQDPTIYEERHLKYISQLGKGNFGSVELCRYDPLGDNTGALVAVKQLQHSGPEQQRDFQREVQILRALHSDFIVKYRGVSYGPGRQSLRLVMEYLPSGCLRDFLQRHRARLHAGRLLLYASQICKGMEYLGSQRCVHRDLAARNILVESETHVKIADFGLAKLLPLDKDYYVVREPGQSPIFWYAPESLSDNIFSRQSDVWSFGVVLYELFTYSDKSCSPSAEFLRMMGCERDAPALCRLLELLAEGQRLPAPPACPAEVHELMKLCWAPSPQDRPPFSALGPQLEALWSGSRG